A genomic stretch from Apis cerana isolate GH-2021 linkage group LG9, AcerK_1.0, whole genome shotgun sequence includes:
- the LOC108002524 gene encoding ras-related protein Rab-7a: MASHKKILLKVIILGDSGVGKTSLMNQYVSKKFSNQYKATIGADFLTKEVMVDDRIVTMQIWDTAGQERFQSLGVAFYRGADCCVLVFDVSAPSSFKSLDSWRDEFLIQASPRDPDNFPFVVLGNKVDLETKVIHGKKAQQWCQSKNNIPYFETSAKEAINVEQAFQTIAKNALAQESEVELYNEFPDQIKLTNDQRNNGKGDSCAC, translated from the exons ATGGCTTCtcataagaaaatattgcttAAAGTCATTATTCTTGGGGATTCTGGAGTTGGTAAAACTTCTCTTATGAATCAGTATGTAAGCAAAAAATTTAGCAATCAATATAAAGCTACTATAGGTGCAGATTTTCTTACCAAAGAAGTAATGGTAGATGATAGGATAGTTACTATGCag atttggGATACAGCTGGTCAAGAAAGGTTTCAATCTTTAGGTGTTGCTTTCTACAGAGGTGCTGATTGTTGTGTACTTGTATTTGATGTTTCTGCACCAAGTAGCTTTAAATCTTTAGATTCTTGGagagatgaatttttaattcaggCTTCTCCTCGAGATCCagataattttccatttgtaGTACTTGGAAATAAAGTTGATTTGGAAACCAAAGTg ATTCATGGTAAGAAAGCACAACAATGGTgtcaatctaaaaataatattccatattttgaAACTAGTGCTAAAGAAGCCATTAATGTTGAACAAGCTTTCCAAACGATAGCAAAGAATGCTTTAGCTCAAGAAAgcgaa gtggaattatataatgaattccCAGACCAAATTAAGTTGACAAATGATCAACGAAACAATGGCAAAGGTGATTCTTGTGCCTGCTAG